The genome window CTCACTACGAGATCACGTCGGGTTCGTTCGGGATCGATCTGGTGGTCGACCGCTACCAAAAACACAGCTGAGCCCGCGGGTGGAAACCGGCGGCGCTCAGACGATCAGTCGGCTATCTGATACTTCGACTGCCGGGCGTCCTCGAGGTGGACACGGCTGGTGACCAGGCCCGCGTCCTCGAGTTTGCCGAGCGCGTACCGGACGGTTCGAGCGCAGAGTCGGGACTCGACGGCGATCTCTTCCTGAGTCATCGACCCCTCGTACTCGAGGACCTTGTAGACGAGTTTCGAACTGGGCGGCAGTTCGGTCAGCGACTCGGTTGGATCCGGGTCGTCGGCGTCGACCTCGGAGTCGGGTTCGGTCGCGCTCATCGCTGGCCCCGAGCGGTCGACTCGCGTCGCGTTGTGCGGGCGATACCCGAACCGAACGGCGGATCGGCCGGCGGTCGGTCCGCAACTGCGGCGGTCCGATCGGACCGGCGGCCGGAAAGCGGACGAACTGTCTCCATTCGTACCCGGATCAAAACGGGCGGTTCGTATATACGATATCGACAGTTCAGAAATCTAGGGAGC of Haloterrigena salifodinae contains these proteins:
- a CDS encoding winged helix-turn-helix transcriptional regulator is translated as MSATEPDSEVDADDPDPTESLTELPPSSKLVYKVLEYEGSMTQEEIAVESRLCARTVRYALGKLEDAGLVTSRVHLEDARQSKYQIAD